In a genomic window of Schistocerca gregaria isolate iqSchGreg1 chromosome 5, iqSchGreg1.2, whole genome shotgun sequence:
- the LOC126273275 gene encoding serine/arginine repetitive matrix protein 1-like has product MQERRSTPAPPATRRRQARLRPATALSLPGRTLALAPTALVAQPRRQGTDDDDAAFTVAPCRRKPKGEAQSAAATAVQQQRPRRAERRPQLSLSQELTAPFRAHVPAAVSRARRRLAALLRCAPRVVRRPDLVDVLRPTDAAPRRARFPPTGGRRQSPWRPASARRCSRRGRGAAPPPRPLPLLARPAPSPSRRSGRRRSHGGCALRALQFEDAAAGRLGLSADR; this is encoded by the coding sequence ATGCAAGAGCGCCGCAGCACGCCGGCTCCGCCTGCGACTCGGCGTCGGCAGGCGCGGCTGCGCCCGGCGACAGCACTCTCTCTTCCAGGCCGGACGCTTGCGCTCGCTCCGACGGCCCTCGTCGCCCAGCCTCGCCGCCAGGGaaccgacgacgacgacgccgcctTCACTGTCGCGCCATGCCGTCGCAAGCCAAAGGGGGAAGCGCAATCGGCGGCGGCGACAGCGGTACAGCAGCAGCGTCCGCGACGCGCAGAGCGTCGTCCGCAGCTCAGCCTATCGCAGGAGTTGACAGCGCCGTTCCGCGCGCACGTGCCGGCCGCTGTCAGTCGCGCGCGTCGTCGCCTTGCTGCGCTGCTGCGGTGCGCTCCGCGCGTTGTCCGGCGACCCGACCTCGTCGACGTCCTGCGCCCGACTGACGCCGCTCCGCGGCGCGCTCGATTCCCCCCGACAGGCGGGCGCCGGCAGAGCCCCTGGCGGCCGGCCTCCGCACGCAGGTGCTCGCGGCGGGGCCGCGGCGCGGCGCCACCTCCGCGGCCCCTCCCACTACTCGCGCGGCCCGCGCCGTCTCCCTCCCGCCGCTCTGGGCGGCGCCGCAGCCACGGCGGTTGCGCGCTGCGCGCTCTCCAATTCGAAGACGCGGCGGCCGGGAGGTTGGGCCTGTCCGCGGACAGGTGA